Within Thermodesulfobacteriota bacterium, the genomic segment GGAAGAGAAAAGCCGCAAACGCTTAGACAAGACGGTACACACCGGAAGGTGGTTAAATGACCGAGAAGCGGGAAGACTACATACTGGTCGGCTCCGACAGGAGGAAGAACCTGAGGGTCCAGCTCCTGGTCCTCCGGATCAAGGGAGAGGCGGGGGTAGAGGGCGACAAGAACGTCTTCTTCGGGTACGCCAAGAACCTGAGCAGGAGCGGCATGTTCATCTCCACCGTGAACCCCCGCCGGACGAACGACGAGTTCGATATTACCTTCAAGCTCCCGGACGGAGGGGGCGAGGCCAAATGCCGGTGCAGGGTGATGTGGACGAGAGACTATAACCCGAAGACCCGGCTCGAAGGCGGGATGGGCATACACTTCATTGACCTGGACGGGAAGGTCGCGGACAGGATAAACGACTGGGCCGAAAAAGAGGAAGAGGAGAGGAAGAGGAGAAAAGTAGCGGTGGAGAAAGCGGAGGAGAAGGAAGAGGAAGAGGGGGGAAAGTAAGCTCCCGGCTCACTTCCTGGGCGGCGGACCTGCCCATATCGCGACTTTAAACCTTACGAACTCGGCGGGGCGTTCCGTGGCGACGCCGCACTCTATTATTATCCGGCCTTCGTTGATATCCGACCGGGTCATGGTGTCGCGGTCGTACTTAACGAAGTAGGCCTCATCCGGGGAGGCGCCGTAAAGCTTTTTCGCCCGCCACAGAGCCCACAGATACTTCTCAACGTCGGCACGGATCCTGACCCATAGCGCCTCGCTATTGGGCTCAGAGGACACCCAGCGGAGCCTCTTTACTATCCGGACCCTTATCTGCTCGGCCTTTGTCATTTCCTTATCTCCGGGAAGGGGAAGTAAAGCTATTGCTTACACATTAAATCAGGGCCTTCATTCTTTCCTACGCAAGAGAATTATACGCCCACGGGGTATCGCCTGTCAAGGAGGGGGGGCTGTAAGGGGGATAGGGGCACTGCAAAAATACGGGAAGAAAGCACCAACCTGGACAACCTTACCTCCCCTTCAATCGAAGTGCAAGCACGATTTTTGTCTTCAAAATCCCCGAGATCCTGAATCAAGTTCAGGATGACAGACAGGGCAGGGAGTCAGGGAGGGGTAAGGACGGAGTTACTGTTGCGCGTCACGCGCCCTTCCACTCCGTCCCCTTAGAGGTGTCTTCGAGGATAACGCCCTTCGCCTTGAGTTCGTCCCGTATCTCGTCGGCGCGTTTGAAATTCTTGCTCGCACGGGCCGCGTTGCGCTCGGCTATGAGTTTCTCTATCTCGGCGGGGTCAACCCCCGCCCTCCCCTTTATCTCGCCGAAGTACTCGCCGGGGGTTTTTATAAACGTGCCGAGGAAAGAGCCCGTCTCTTTAAAGACGGCCGTCATGAGCGGCAACTCTTCGGCGAGTTTCTCCCCGTCCCCGGCGTCCATAAGACGGTTGGCCTCACCGACCTCCTCGAATATCTTCCCTATGACGGCGGCCGTATTGAAGTCGTCGTCCATCGCCTCGACTATGGGTTTTAGCCTCTCTTCTTTCTTTGCCGGGTCGGGCTTTTTTTCGAAAAACTCCGCCCAGTCCTTCTCCATCCTCTCAAGGGTACGGTAAAACCTCTCGGCCTTTGCCTCGGCTTCGGGTAGCGTATCGGCCGTATAGTCTATGGGCGAGCGGTAGTGGCTCGATAATAAAAAAAGCCTCATGGCGTCGGAGGTATAGTTCTTAAGCACCTCATGGATGTTCAGGATGTTCCCGATAGACTTGCTCATCTTCTCTTTTTCTATATTGACGAAGCCGTTATGGAGCCAGTAGCGCGCGAACCTCTTACCCGTTGCCGCCTCGCTCTGGGCTATCTCGTTTTCGTGGTGCGGGAAGATCAGGTCCTTGCCGCCGCCGTGTATGTCGAACGTCTCGCCGAGTATGTTCAGGCACATGGCCGAGCACTCTATGTGCCAGCCGGGGCGGCCCGGTCCCCACGGACTGTCCCACGTCGGCTCTCCGGGCTTGCTCGCCTTCCAGAGCGCGAAGTCGAGCGGGTCCTCCTTCCGCTCGTCCACCTCAACCCTCGCGCCCGATTCGAGATCTTCTATGTTCTTGCCCGAGAGCTTGCCGTACCCCTCGAACTTGCGTACCGAGTAGTAGACGTCCCCGTCCACGGCGTAGGCAAAACCCTTTTTCATGAGGGTCTCTATCAACTCCAGCATCTTCGGTATGGTCTCAGTGGCCCTGGGCCTCCTCGTCGGGAGCGCCACCCCGAGCCCCTCCATGTCACGGTCGAAGCTCTTTATGTAACGCTCGGCTATCTCCATGGACTCCACACCCTCGTCCGCGGCGCGCTTTATAATCTTATCGTCCACGTCCGTATAGTTCCGGGTATAGGTTACCTTGTAGCCCCTGTATTGTAGGTACCGATATATGGCGTCAAAGGCCACGGCACTCCGGGCATGGCCTATGTGGCTCAGGTCGTATACCGTCGGGCCGCAGACGTACATCCTCACCTCTCCCTCGTTGAGAGGCTCGAACACCTCCTTCTTCCCCGTAAGGGTGTTATATAGTTTTATCGCCATACCTTATCCTTCGACGCACGCGTGGAGTCGCCTTAGCACTTCGTCCCTGCCGAGCACCTCGACCACCGTTACGAGTTCCAGCCCCTCCGTCCTTCCGGTAAGGGCGGCCCTTACGGGCATGAAAAGTTTCTTCCCCCTCTCGCCGGTGGTCTCTTTAACTTTTTTCATTATACCGTTATAGCTCTTCTCATCAATTTTATCGGACCCGCTGGGCCCGTCCGTCTTTTTCACCTCGGTTCGGAAGGCGCGGACGACCTCCACGGCGCCCGGTGACTTTAATACCTCTTTCGCGTCTTCGGCAAGCCGAAGCTCTCCGACAAGGGGCGCGGCAAGGGCCGGTATGTCGGTAAGCGTAAAGGCCTCGGCCTTTATTGCGTCGACCGCTTTTTTAACCCTCCCCGAGTCGGCCTCTTTAAAGTGGGTAGCCAAAAGCTCCACGAGCCTCCCCGTGTCGGCCCTTGAAAGGGCCTCCCTGTTAAAGCGCCTGAGCCTCTCCGTGTCAAAGACCGAAGGGCTCTTCGATAGTTTTTCGAGCGAGAAGCCCTCGGCCATCTCTTCGAGAGTTAGAAACCTCTCTCCCGGCGACCAGCCGAGGCGCGCCAGGGCGTTCGTTATGCCCTCGGGGAGGTAGCCCCCCTCCCGGAGTCCGGCTACGGACGCGGCCCCGTGCCTCTTGCCGAGCGGGCTGCCGTCCGGGGCCGTAACGAGAGGTATGTGGGCGTAGACGGGTGGGACGAAGCCGAGCGCTTCGGCCAGGAGTATCTGCCTCGGGGTGTTCGAGAGGTGGTCGTCACCGCGCAGGACGTGCGTTATCTCCATGAGCGAGTCGTCCACCACAACGGCGAAGTTATAGGAGGGCAGCCCGTCCGAGCCGACGATTATAAAGTCCCCCAGGTCCGCCGTGTCGAAGCTCAGGGGGCCGTGGACCGAGTCATCGAAGGTAATCTCCACCCTCCCCTCCGGCACCCTGAACCTTATGACGTGCTCCCCGCCTTCCGGGGCTTCTTTAAGCTCCCGGCACCTGCCGTCGTACCTCGATGGCCGTCCGGCCTTGATCTGTTTATTCTTAAGCTCTTCGAGCCTTTCTTTTGAGCAATAGCAGCGATAGGCTGCGCCGCTCTTCACGAGCTTTTCGGCGTGCTCGGTATAGACGGGCCCTCTCTCGGACTGCCTCGACGGGCCCTCGTCTGAGGAAAGGCCGAGCCACTTCAGGTCTTCGATTATGGCGGCCTCGCAGGCCGCCTCCGAGCGCTCCGGGTCGGTGTCTT encodes:
- a CDS encoding PilZ domain-containing protein, coding for MTEKREDYILVGSDRRKNLRVQLLVLRIKGEAGVEGDKNVFFGYAKNLSRSGMFISTVNPRRTNDEFDITFKLPDGGGEAKCRCRVMWTRDYNPKTRLEGGMGIHFIDLDGKVADRINDWAEKEEEERKRRKVAVEKAEEKEEEEGGK
- the cysS gene encoding cysteine--tRNA ligase is translated as MAIKLYNTLTGKKEVFEPLNEGEVRMYVCGPTVYDLSHIGHARSAVAFDAIYRYLQYRGYKVTYTRNYTDVDDKIIKRAADEGVESMEIAERYIKSFDRDMEGLGVALPTRRPRATETIPKMLELIETLMKKGFAYAVDGDVYYSVRKFEGYGKLSGKNIEDLESGARVEVDERKEDPLDFALWKASKPGEPTWDSPWGPGRPGWHIECSAMCLNILGETFDIHGGGKDLIFPHHENEIAQSEAATGKRFARYWLHNGFVNIEKEKMSKSIGNILNIHEVLKNYTSDAMRLFLLSSHYRSPIDYTADTLPEAEAKAERFYRTLERMEKDWAEFFEKKPDPAKKEERLKPIVEAMDDDFNTAAVIGKIFEEVGEANRLMDAGDGEKLAEELPLMTAVFKETGSFLGTFIKTPGEYFGEIKGRAGVDPAEIEKLIAERNAARASKNFKRADEIRDELKAKGVILEDTSKGTEWKGA
- the gltX gene encoding glutamate--tRNA ligase; translation: APGYWGGGGGGVCGGSVRTRFAPSPTGGLHVGGARTALFNWLFARHAGGAFVLRMEDTDPERSEAACEAAIIEDLKWLGLSSDEGPSRQSERGPVYTEHAEKLVKSGAAYRCYCSKERLEELKNKQIKAGRPSRYDGRCRELKEAPEGGEHVIRFRVPEGRVEITFDDSVHGPLSFDTADLGDFIIVGSDGLPSYNFAVVVDDSLMEITHVLRGDDHLSNTPRQILLAEALGFVPPVYAHIPLVTAPDGSPLGKRHGAASVAGLREGGYLPEGITNALARLGWSPGERFLTLEEMAEGFSLEKLSKSPSVFDTERLRRFNREALSRADTGRLVELLATHFKEADSGRVKKAVDAIKAEAFTLTDIPALAAPLVGELRLAEDAKEVLKSPGAVEVVRAFRTEVKKTDGPSGSDKIDEKSYNGIMKKVKETTGERGKKLFMPVRAALTGRTEGLELVTVVEVLGRDEVLRRLHACVEG